Proteins from a genomic interval of Zonotrichia leucophrys gambelii isolate GWCS_2022_RI chromosome 5, RI_Zleu_2.0, whole genome shotgun sequence:
- the LOC135448492 gene encoding mas-related G-protein coupled receptor member H-like codes for MQVTTVSPSPASPTEGDDLCETDVTDVAIHSVTLLICLCGLAGNGAVIGLLNLKSVNYGIFDLALADFLFLLFTVPSAILFLVEDGSCSPIVPMLYLRFLLQLSVVSYYWGLFRLTAHSLGKDVASLCKLCCCCQLPERLIWVVWRAKYWVFFALFTIIPAVTYLCPSQEQEHCQAAVISMYTIILLLFVAPVVIYRTIVLIKAKQRSQQQQPRRRNIVIIIIVLFTLLLIMCNFLQEVGYITVPSQVVFLLTCIHSTIKPFIYFLAGRCRRPCSVQSLQLTLNSVFEEQKEKTACGNDAPSLLIHSCSAEGPQESGRGFP; via the coding sequence ATGCAGGTGACCACCgtgtccccatctcctgcctcACCCACTGAAGGAGATGATCTGTGTGAGACAGATGTCACTGATGTGGCCATACACAGTGTGACACTGCTCATCTGCCTgtgtgggctggctgggaacGGGGCTGTCATCGGCCTCCTCAACCTGAAAAGTGTCAACTATGGCATCTTTGACCTGGCTCTTGCCgacttcctcttccttctcttcacagTCCCCTCTGCCATCCTCTTCCTGGTGGAGGACGGGTCCTGCTCTCCTATTGTGCCCATGCTGTACCTGCGTTTCCTTCTGCAGCTGTCAGTGGTCTCCTACTACTGGGGGCTGTTCCGCCTGACAGCCCACAGCCTAGGAAAGGACGTGGCCTCACTCTgcaagctctgctgctgctgccaactTCCTGAGCGCCTGATATGGGTGGTGTGGAGAGCCAAATACTGGGTCTTTTTCGCTCTTTTCACTATCATTCCTGCGGTAACATACTTGTGCCCATCACAAGAGCAGGAGCACTGCCAGGCAGCTGTCATCTCCATGTACACCATCATCCTGCTCCTCTTTGTTGCACCTGTGGTGATTTACCGCACAATTGTCCTCATTAAGGCCAAGCAacgctcccagcagcagcagcccaggaggcGCAACATTGTTATCATCATCATTGTGCTCTTCACTCTCCTTCTCATCATGTGCAATTTCCTGCAGGAGGTCGGTTACATCACTGTGCCCTCCCAGGTTGTTTTCCTGCTCACCTGCATCCACAGCACCATCAAACCCTTCATCTACTTCTTGgcagggaggtgcaggaggccctgctctgtgcagtccCTCCAGCTCACCCTCAACAGTGTCTTTgaggagcagaaagaaaaaactgcatgCGGAAATGATGCCCCCAGCCTGTTGatccattcctgctctgctgaaggACCCCAGGAGAGTGGCCGAGGGTTTCCTTGA